In Carassius gibelio isolate Cgi1373 ecotype wild population from Czech Republic chromosome B20, carGib1.2-hapl.c, whole genome shotgun sequence, the following are encoded in one genomic region:
- the LOC127983502 gene encoding trace amine-associated receptor 4-like: MISKKIISASAADVMTSNDTQTENVLLCYPLQSDSCPKLHRLTVVKVAMYAFFVLMILTTVFGNLLIIISISHFKKLQSPTHLIVRSLAASDCLLGSLVMPYSMVRSVEGCWYLGDFLCKVHSSLDMTFCISSLLHLCLISVDRYWAICDPLRYKMRVTNNTVIVFITFIWLLSFLYSFSVVFSGISAVGLEILILQTYCVGNCVVFSNKQWGLICPILTFILPGTIMSSLYMKIFYVSRKHAKVMSERVTGGMKSQSSAHRERKAAKTLAIVMGVYLFCWLPYFTVAALDPFFNFWTPVVVYDVLFWFAYLNSTCNPLIYGFFYPCFQKAFKILISTYFCGIKHSNTLIFERIPLSHLFKASQQIFIFM, encoded by the coding sequence ATGATTTCAAAGAAAATTATCTCAGCATCAGCAGCAGACGTTATGACTTCAAATGATACTCAAACTGAGAACGTCCTTCTCTGCTATCCACTCCAGTCTGACTCCTGTCCAAAACTGCATCGTCTTACTGTTGTTAAAGTGGCAATGTATGCATTCTTTGTGCTGATGATCCTCACAACAGTTTTTGGGAACCTGCTGatcatcatctccatctctcacttcaaaAAGCTTCAGTCTCCAACTCATCTGATCGTTCGCTCTCTGGCTGCCAGTGACTGTCTGCTGGGCTCTTTGGTCATGCCGTACAGCATGGTGCGATCTGTTGAAGGCTGCTGGTATCTGGGAGATTTCTTGTGTAAAGTTCATTCTAGTTTGGACATGACCTTTTGTATCTCCTCTTTACTGCATCTCTGTTTAATATCTGTTGACAGGTACTGGGCCATTTGTGACCCTTTGAGGTACAAAATGAGGGTCACAAACAACACTGTGATTGTTTTTATCACCTTCATATGGCTGCTTTCATTTCTCTACAGTTTTTCTGTTGTGTTCTCAGGGATAAGTGCAGTTGGATTGGAGATACTTATACTGCAGACTTACTGTGTGGGaaattgtgttgtgttttctAACAAGCAGTGGGGTCTTATATGTCCAATTCTCACCTTTATCCTTCCTGGGACGATCATGAGTTCTCTGTATATGAAAATCTTCTATGTTTCACGAAAACATGCAAAGGTTATGTCAGAAAGAGTGACTGGAGGGATGAAGAGCCAAAGCTCTgctcacagagagagaaaagcagcTAAAACTCTGGCCATTGTCATGGGTGTTTATTTGTTCTGCTGGTTGCCGTATTTTACTGTTGCTGCTCTTgaccctttttttaatttttggaccccagttgttgtttatgatgttttgttttggtttgcatATTTAAACTCGACTTGTAACCCCTTAATTTATGGATTTTTCTACCCTTGTTTTCAGAAGGCCTTTAAGATTCTCATATCCACTTATTTCTGTGGCATCAAGCATTCTAACACATTGATATTTGAAAGAATACCGCTCTCACACTTATTTAAGGCATcacaacaaatatttattttcatgtaa
- the LOC127984554 gene encoding trace amine-associated receptor 4-like, which produces MMTSNKTQTENMFLCYPLLPNSCPKQHRLTVVKVAMYAFFVLMILTTVFGNLLIIISVSHFKQLQSPTHLIVSSLAASDCLLGSLVMPYSMVRSIEGCWYLGDFVCKVHSSLDMTFCTSSLLNLSLISVDRYWAICNPLRYKMRVTNNTVTVFITFIWLFSFVYCFTVLFSGINAVGIEMLILQIYCVGNCVVFFNKQWGIIYPILTFVLPGMIMSSLYVKIFHVARKHAKVMSERVTGGMKSQSSAHRERKAAKTLAIVMGVYLFCWLPIFTLAVLDPFFNYRTPAVVYDALFWFAYFNSTCNPLIYGFFYPCFQKAFKILTSTYICALKHSNTLIFE; this is translated from the coding sequence ATGATGACTTCAAATAAGACTCAAACTGAGAATATGTTTCTCTGCTATCCACTCCTGCCAAACTCCTGTCCAAAACAGCATCGTCTTACTGTTGTTAAAGTGGCAATGTATGCTTTCTTTGTGCTGATGATCCTCACAACAGTTTTCGGGAACCTGCTGATCATCATCTCAGTCTCTCACTTCAAACAGCTTCAGTCTCCAACTCATCTGATTGTTAGCTCTCTGGCTGCCAGTGACTGTCTGCTGGGCTCTTTGGTCATGCCGTACAGCATGGTGCGATCTATTGAAGGCTGCTGGTATCTGGGAGATTTTGTCTGTAAAGTTCATTCTAGTTTAGACATGACATTCTGTACATCCTCCTTACTGAATCTCAGTTTAATATCTGTTGACAGGTACTGGGCCATTTGTAACCCCCTGAGGTACAAAATGAGGGTCACAAACAACACTGTGACTGTATTTATTACCTTCATAtggttgttttcatttgtttactGTTTCACTGTTTTGTTTTCAGGGATAAATGCAGTTGGAATAGAGATGCTTATATTGCAGATATACTGTGTGGGaaactgtgttgtgttttttaacAAGCAATGGGGTATTATATATCCAATTCTCACATTTGTTCTTCCTGGAATGATCATGAGCTCTCTGTATGTGAAAATCTTCCATGTtgcaagaaaacatgcaaaagtTATGTCAGAAAGAGTTACTGGAGGGATGAAGAGCCAAAGCTCTgctcacagagagagaaaagcagcTAAAACTCTGGCCATTGTCATGGGTGTTTATTTGTTCTGCTGGCTGCCTATTTTTACTCTGGCTGTTCTCGACCCTTTTTTCAATTATAGGACCCCAGCTGTTGTTTATGATGCTTTGTTTTGGTTTGCATATTTCAATTCAACTTGTAACCCCTTGATTTATGGATTTTTCTACCCTTGTTTTCAGAAGGCCTTTAAGATTCTCACATCGACTTATATCTGTGCCTTGAAGCATTCTAACACattaatatttgaatga